A window of Campylobacter pinnipediorum subsp. pinnipediorum contains these coding sequences:
- a CDS encoding M3 family oligoendopeptidase, which produces MIWDLTALFKDKKELESYLLNLQKDVKNFSDTYKGKIANLEEKEFVKAMNEYQRLVSSVSKIMTYAFLVFAKDTKQGAFYSKYEEECNKIQEYILFFELEFNTLDNRIQDKFIASCDDFSYYLSNLKQQKKHQLSLEQEQVLLRTSNTGAQAFARLFDETMSAMKFKFKEELLSEEEVLSKLHSENREERKLAAISLSDELKKHQHLLGYIYNMIKTDLSTSCELRNFENPEDPRHLDNQISKQSVDSLIKACENNFELSYKFYNKKREILGYEKLYDYDRYAPLSQNKTKYKYSVAKDIVLKSFGNFSPEFQKIAQEAFDNGWIDVYPSDAKRGGAFSHSGSSDAHPYVLLNYTDESRDLFTLAHELGHAIHQKLSYSVGFLNSDTPLTTAETASVFCEMLVFDYIVKDIDKKEKQTLLARKIEDIFATFFRQINFTTFERRVHAHKGEISLDTLNDMWYEESTKMFKDSIVLNDYYKIWWSYIPHFIHSPFYCYAYSYAQLLVLALFGLYKSNKCENFVEIYTKFLSSGGSKSPKELVNMFGFDIDDEDFWLIGLKQISNMVDEFLEL; this is translated from the coding sequence ATGATTTGGGACTTAACAGCATTATTTAAAGATAAAAAAGAGCTTGAAAGCTATCTATTAAATTTACAAAAAGATGTTAAAAATTTTAGCGATACATACAAGGGCAAGATTGCAAATTTAGAAGAAAAAGAATTTGTAAAAGCAATGAATGAATACCAAAGGCTTGTTAGTTCTGTCTCTAAAATAATGACTTATGCATTTTTGGTTTTTGCAAAAGACACAAAACAAGGAGCTTTTTACTCAAAATACGAAGAAGAATGTAATAAGATACAAGAGTATATTTTATTTTTTGAATTAGAGTTTAACACTTTGGACAATAGAATTCAAGATAAATTTATAGCTTCTTGTGATGATTTTTCTTACTATCTTTCAAATTTAAAACAGCAAAAAAAGCACCAGCTTAGCTTAGAACAAGAACAAGTTTTACTAAGAACTTCAAACACGGGTGCTCAAGCATTTGCAAGACTTTTTGATGAGACCATGAGCGCTATGAAATTTAAGTTTAAGGAAGAGCTACTAAGCGAAGAAGAAGTGCTTAGCAAACTTCATAGCGAGAATAGAGAAGAGAGAAAACTAGCTGCTATAAGCTTAAGTGATGAGCTTAAAAAACATCAACATCTTTTGGGTTATATTTATAATATGATAAAAACAGATTTATCTACAAGTTGCGAATTAAGAAATTTTGAAAATCCAGAAGACCCAAGACATCTAGATAATCAAATAAGCAAACAAAGTGTAGATTCGCTAATCAAAGCTTGTGAAAATAACTTTGAACTATCTTATAAATTTTACAATAAAAAAAGAGAAATTTTGGGCTACGAAAAGCTTTATGATTATGATAGATATGCGCCGTTATCTCAAAACAAAACAAAATATAAGTATAGCGTAGCAAAAGATATAGTCTTAAAATCGTTTGGAAACTTTAGCCCAGAGTTTCAAAAAATAGCACAAGAAGCATTTGACAATGGCTGGATAGACGTATATCCAAGTGATGCAAAAAGAGGTGGTGCTTTTTCTCATTCTGGTTCAAGTGACGCACACCCTTATGTTTTACTAAACTATACAGATGAAAGTAGAGACCTTTTTACATTAGCGCACGAGCTAGGACATGCAATACACCAAAAGCTAAGCTATAGTGTTGGATTTTTAAACTCAGATACTCCACTTACTACAGCAGAAACAGCATCAGTTTTTTGTGAGATGTTGGTGTTTGATTATATTGTCAAAGACATAGACAAAAAAGAAAAACAGACACTTTTAGCAAGAAAAATAGAAGATATTTTTGCAACATTTTTTAGACAAATAAACTTTACAACATTTGAAAGAAGAGTCCACGCACACAAAGGCGAAATATCACTTGATACACTAAATGATATGTGGTATGAAGAAAGCACAAAGATGTTTAAAGATAGTATTGTGCTAAATGATTATTATAAAATATGGTGGAGTTATATACCACATTTTATACATTCGCCATTTTATTGCTACGCATACTCTTATGCGCAGCTTTTGGTTTTAGCCCTATTTGGACTTTATAAAAGCAACAAATGTGAAAATTTTGTTGAAATTTATACAAAATTTTTAAGTAGTGGTGGAAGTAAAAGCCCAAAAGAACTTGTAAATATGTTTGGTTTTGACATAGATGATGAAGATTTTTGGCTTATAGGACTTAAACAAATTTCAAATATGGTTGATGAGTTTTTGGAGTTATAA
- a CDS encoding response regulator transcription factor, producing the protein MIDVNILSKLKNISVLLVEDDENTRIAITQSLQFYCKKIVSVDDGLSGFNEYFNGDFDIVITDINLPNLNGLEMLEEIKKRAPHLKSIIITSYDTSENMLASIELGAYNYLRKPFKIEELQTTILMATKGMCENKILIKDSYEYDLIDKILLKNKEEVAMTKIESKLFYLLASNANKTVGYDVIEDFVWNDKAMSNEALRMVVKKIRLKTDQNLIENISGVGYRVCT; encoded by the coding sequence ATGATAGATGTAAATATACTTTCAAAACTTAAAAATATCTCTGTCTTGCTTGTTGAAGACGATGAAAATACAAGGATAGCCATAACTCAATCTTTGCAGTTTTATTGCAAAAAGATTGTGAGTGTAGATGACGGACTTAGTGGATTTAATGAGTATTTTAATGGGGATTTTGATATAGTGATAACTGATATAAATCTACCAAATCTAAACGGTCTTGAAATGCTTGAAGAGATCAAAAAAAGAGCACCGCATCTAAAATCAATCATTATAACATCATACGATACAAGTGAAAATATGCTAGCTAGTATAGAACTTGGAGCATATAATTATCTAAGAAAACCTTTTAAGATAGAAGAGCTTCAGACAACTATTTTGATGGCTACAAAAGGCATGTGTGAAAATAAAATACTTATAAAAGACAGCTATGAGTATGATTTGATTGATAAAATTTTACTTAAAAACAAAGAAGAAGTTGCGATGACAAAGATAGAATCAAAGCTATTTTATCTGCTCGCAAGCAATGCAAATAAAACAGTTGGCTATGATGTTATTGAAGATTTTGTTTGGAATGATAAAGCTATGAGCAATGAAGCTTTAAGAATGGTTGTTAAAAAAATAAGACTTAAAACAGATCAAAACCTGATAGAAAACATATCAGGTGTTGGTTATAGGGTTTGTACTTAG
- the sstT gene encoding serine/threonine transporter SstT — MGIFSKFIHSYKDGNLIIQIIIGMVCGAMLGFIAFKSDSQSIKQIVMSISILGDLFVGGLKAVAPILVFVLIVSAISTRNIDSESKGFKSVIFYYVVGTLGAALIAVGASFLFPVSLTLDGVEAVSNSTPKEISDVLKTLLLKIVDNPVNAVATANYIGILAWAIGFGVVLRHSSSETKTMIINVSDAVTKIVRFIIRLAPFGIFGIVAFSVYDSGGSSLLEYAKLLILLVGVMLTVALVVNPLIVFLSLRKNPYPLVFTCLKESGITAFFTRSSAANIPVNLNLCKKLNIKEEIYSVSIPLGASMNMAGAAITISVLALAAVNSVDSINVSFANAFMLSVLSSVAACGASGVPGGSLMLIPLACSLFNIPNDVAMQVVAIGVAIGVIQDSVETALNSSSDVLFTAVAAMKDEK; from the coding sequence ATGGGCATTTTTTCAAAATTTATACACTCATATAAAGATGGCAACTTAATAATTCAAATAATAATAGGTATGGTTTGTGGAGCTATGCTCGGTTTTATAGCATTCAAATCTGATTCACAAAGCATAAAACAAATAGTTATGAGTATTTCTATACTTGGAGATCTATTTGTAGGTGGTTTAAAAGCAGTAGCACCAATACTTGTTTTTGTTTTAATTGTATCTGCAATATCCACAAGAAACATAGATAGCGAATCAAAAGGTTTTAAAAGTGTAATTTTTTACTACGTTGTGGGAACTTTAGGGGCAGCGCTTATAGCTGTTGGAGCTAGCTTTTTGTTTCCAGTATCATTAACACTTGATGGAGTAGAAGCAGTAAGCAATTCAACCCCAAAAGAGATATCTGATGTTTTAAAAACACTTCTTCTAAAGATAGTAGACAATCCTGTAAATGCGGTAGCTACTGCTAACTACATAGGAATTTTGGCTTGGGCTATAGGTTTTGGGGTAGTCTTAAGACACTCATCAAGCGAAACAAAAACAATGATAATAAATGTTTCTGATGCTGTTACAAAAATAGTTAGATTTATCATAAGACTTGCTCCATTTGGAATTTTTGGTATAGTTGCTTTTAGTGTATATGATAGCGGTGGAAGCTCTTTGTTGGAATATGCAAAATTATTGATTTTACTAGTTGGTGTAATGCTTACAGTTGCATTGGTTGTAAATCCTTTGATAGTATTTTTATCACTAAGAAAAAATCCATATCCTTTAGTTTTTACCTGCTTGAAAGAGAGTGGAATAACAGCATTTTTTACTAGAAGTTCTGCAGCAAATATACCTGTAAATCTAAATTTATGTAAAAAATTAAATATAAAAGAAGAAATTTACTCTGTTTCTATACCGCTTGGTGCAAGTATGAATATGGCTGGAGCAGCTATTACTATAAGTGTTTTAGCATTAGCAGCTGTAAATAGTGTTGATAGCATTAATGTAAGTTTTGCAAATGCATTTATGTTAAGCGTTCTTTCATCGGTAGCAGCTTGCGGTGCATCAGGAGTTCCAGGTGGCTCACTTATGCTTATACCTCTTGCTTGCTCACTATTTAATATACCAAACGATGTTGCTATGCAAGTTGTTGCGATAGGTGTTGCGATAGGTGTTATACAAGATTCAGTTGAGACAGCACTAAATAGCTCATCTGATGTTTTATTTACAGCAGTGGCTGCTATGAAGGATGAAAAATGA
- a CDS encoding TonB-dependent receptor domain-containing protein, which translates to MNKLRFSMVALLVLGFGVNLHAADISSNQVELDSVTVTGESENDPTQKKVGERVKSAKTLTKEQAQDTRDLVKYETGVSVVENGRFGASGYSIRGVDENRVAITIDGLHQAETLSSQGFKELFEGYGNFNNSRNGVEVETLKQVRITKGADSIKAGSGALGGSVMFETKDARDYLLDKDYFYGFKTGYSTANSQKYTSHTLAAKYKWFDILFIRTDRKGHELKNYGYDEYDDSVVAAEREKADPYTIKKESNLLKFGFSPSDTTRVTAGLDYYKDNPKGHDYSYNLSLSQFSDTVEEEKRYTNDLSTRKNYFVTFENFNETPFWDSAKLTLSHQKTKTRAKTEERCFGDNCRDINNPAGFHLDENNNYLDKDNKLLKLVKEKDTASPLGPEYIYLKSDDRTKYKEGDKFRTSGKDAVATTFTFDCSFFNCEKPVNLIFEDKPINIDLSSKNETIFNRSYKGWDKKIKKDIYHVTVETINKNNKIYKKINSIREYTSLDGTDKKDQDNSFYIPLPYSAGFSKNDWKQRDLDNETKQVNLDFEKSIDTKNIDHFLSYGGLYSINKKSMTNIEGSNGSNVKWWANSYKEDCKSGGNTLQCPIFSGEESFLVPTTKTQKAFYVSDDIKINDFISLKGGFRKDFIKYRVDYEEGKSPKIPDGFLGALAKHDIEKPRYTDPKYIGTDPNKSGENHPQYLADRKKFIESARIDKKYKGNIFNETSHFISLDLDPIDFLRLQGKYSKGFRAPTPDELYFNFRFPGFIIVPNTKLKPEISKTKEVAITLYNNLSFITVSGFETKYKDFLDFRYVGAAKTNKHVDNGIALSTDLVGYQNVNRAVAKVTGIEIDSKINLKDIKADLPGFYFGVKYTRQKGKVLVTEDGKDVFRPMNAIQPNKFIYNIGYSAPNDKFGADIFITRANAKKPGNTYNMFWLSEKREDIIVNNKKVQDSSAHWLSNKYTTIDLISYVRPRKNITFRLGAYNLTDKKYINWESARSIRSFGTTNRVRKSDNLGLNRFNAPGRNFKLDFEITF; encoded by the coding sequence ATGAACAAGCTTAGGTTTTCTATGGTTGCTCTATTAGTTCTTGGTTTTGGTGTAAATTTGCATGCTGCAGATATATCATCAAATCAAGTTGAACTAGACAGTGTAACAGTTACTGGTGAATCAGAAAATGATCCTACTCAAAAGAAAGTAGGAGAAAGAGTAAAAAGCGCTAAGACACTCACTAAAGAACAAGCCCAAGATACAAGAGATCTAGTAAAATATGAAACTGGGGTAAGTGTAGTAGAAAATGGAAGATTTGGTGCTAGTGGATACTCTATAAGAGGTGTTGATGAAAACAGGGTTGCTATAACCATAGATGGACTTCATCAAGCAGAAACTTTAAGCTCTCAAGGATTTAAAGAGTTATTCGAAGGATATGGCAACTTTAACAACTCAAGAAATGGTGTAGAAGTAGAAACACTTAAACAAGTAAGAATAACCAAAGGTGCTGACTCTATAAAAGCTGGTTCAGGGGCTCTTGGTGGTTCTGTTATGTTTGAGACAAAAGATGCAAGAGATTATTTACTAGATAAAGACTATTTTTATGGATTTAAAACAGGATATTCTACCGCTAACTCACAAAAATATACATCTCATACATTAGCAGCTAAATATAAATGGTTTGATATACTCTTTATCCGAACAGATAGAAAAGGACATGAGCTTAAAAACTACGGATACGATGAGTATGATGATAGTGTGGTTGCAGCAGAAAGAGAAAAAGCTGATCCGTATACCATCAAAAAAGAGAGCAATCTTTTAAAATTTGGCTTTAGTCCAAGTGATACTACAAGAGTTACCGCTGGGCTTGATTATTATAAAGACAACCCAAAGGGCCATGATTATTCTTATAATCTTAGTTTAAGCCAATTTTCTGATACCGTTGAAGAAGAAAAAAGATACACAAATGATTTGTCTACTAGAAAAAATTATTTTGTAACTTTTGAAAATTTTAATGAAACACCATTTTGGGATAGTGCGAAGCTTACATTATCACATCAAAAGACAAAAACAAGAGCAAAAACAGAAGAGAGATGTTTTGGTGATAATTGTCGTGATATTAATAATCCAGCTGGCTTTCATTTAGATGAAAACAATAACTACCTAGATAAGGATAATAAATTACTTAAACTTGTAAAAGAAAAAGACACAGCAAGTCCTTTAGGGCCAGAGTATATATATTTAAAAAGCGATGATAGAACTAAATACAAAGAAGGAGATAAATTTAGAACTTCAGGTAAAGATGCTGTAGCCACAACATTTACTTTTGACTGCTCTTTTTTTAATTGTGAAAAACCTGTAAATTTAATTTTTGAAGATAAGCCTATAAATATAGATCTGTCTTCTAAAAACGAAACAATATTTAATCGTAGTTATAAAGGTTGGGATAAAAAGATAAAAAAAGATATTTATCATGTAACTGTTGAAACTATAAATAAAAACAACAAGATATATAAAAAAATAAATTCTATACGTGAATATACAAGTTTGGATGGAACTGATAAAAAAGATCAAGATAACTCATTTTATATACCATTACCGTATTCAGCTGGATTTTCAAAAAACGATTGGAAACAAAGAGATTTAGATAATGAAACCAAGCAAGTAAATTTGGATTTTGAAAAAAGCATAGACACTAAAAACATAGATCATTTTTTAAGCTATGGTGGTCTGTATAGTATAAACAAAAAAAGCATGACAAATATAGAAGGAAGCAATGGTTCAAATGTCAAATGGTGGGCTAACTCCTATAAAGAAGATTGTAAATCAGGCGGAAACACTCTTCAATGTCCTATTTTTTCAGGAGAAGAATCTTTCTTAGTCCCAACAACTAAAACACAAAAGGCATTTTATGTATCAGATGATATAAAAATAAATGATTTTATATCATTAAAAGGAGGATTTAGAAAGGACTTCATAAAATATAGAGTAGATTATGAAGAGGGTAAGAGTCCAAAAATACCAGATGGATTTTTGGGAGCATTGGCAAAACATGACATAGAAAAACCAAGATATACAGATCCTAAATATATTGGAACCGATCCCAATAAGAGTGGAGAAAATCATCCACAATATTTAGCTGATCGTAAAAAGTTTATAGAAAGCGCCAGGATAGATAAAAAATACAAAGGAAATATTTTTAATGAAACTTCTCATTTTATAAGTTTAGATTTAGATCCGATTGATTTTTTAAGACTTCAAGGAAAATACTCAAAAGGTTTTAGAGCTCCAACTCCTGATGAATTGTATTTTAACTTTAGATTTCCAGGCTTTATAATTGTTCCAAATACAAAATTAAAACCAGAGATCTCAAAAACAAAAGAAGTGGCAATCACACTTTATAATAATTTAAGTTTTATAACAGTTAGTGGTTTTGAGACAAAATATAAAGACTTTTTGGATTTTAGATACGTTGGTGCAGCAAAAACAAACAAACATGTTGATAATGGCATTGCATTATCAACTGATTTAGTAGGATACCAAAATGTAAATAGAGCAGTTGCAAAAGTAACAGGTATAGAAATAGACTCTAAGATAAATTTAAAAGATATAAAAGCTGATTTACCTGGATTTTATTTTGGTGTTAAATACACAAGACAAAAAGGTAAGGTTTTGGTAACAGAAGATGGCAAGGATGTATTTAGACCTATGAATGCCATTCAGCCAAATAAATTTATCTATAACATAGGCTATAGCGCACCTAATGATAAATTTGGAGCAGATATATTCATAACACGCGCAAATGCAAAAAAACCAGGAAATACTTACAATATGTTTTGGCTTAGCGAGAAAAGAGAGGATATTATAGTAAACAATAAAAAAGTGCAAGACTCATCAGCTCACTGGCTAAGCAATAAATACACTACTATAGATCTTATAAGTTATGTAAGGCCTAGAAAAAATATAACATTTAGACTTGGTGCTTATAACCTAACTGATAAAAAATACATCAATTGGGAAAGCGCAAGATCCATAAGATCATTTGGAACAACAAATAGGGTAAGAAAATCAGATAACCTTGGTCTAAATAGATTTAATGCTCCTGGAAGAAATTTCAAACTTGATTTTGAAATAACATTTTAA